The Mesorhizobium loti genome includes a region encoding these proteins:
- the hemP gene encoding hemin uptake protein HemP — protein sequence MNTHNPNDFRYRVRRSDDASARFDRVPLAVRTLSSNTLFQGEHEIGIEHHGALYRLKITRQGKLILNK from the coding sequence ATGAACACCCACAATCCCAACGATTTTCGCTATCGCGTCCGCCGTTCCGACGATGCCTCCGCCCGTTTCGACCGGGTTCCGCTGGCGGTGCGAACCCTGTCCAGCAACACCTTGTTCCAGGGCGAGCACGAGATCGGCATCGAGCATCATGGCGCGCTTTACCGGCTGAAGATCACCCGCCAGGGCAAGCTCATTCTCAACAAATAA
- a CDS encoding hemin ABC transporter substrate-binding protein, protein MVSFSRLAPVLSLAPVLRSAMGPAIGLSLAFVALQPAGAAEGTAVFADRSKIAAIGGSITEIVYALGEEKHLVARDSTSRYPKAALELPDVGYMRALSPEGVLSVNPTGILALHGSGPKEAVDVLKKTSVPFIEVPEHYSHEGILEKVRIVGKALGVDAKAEVLARELDAKLTAAEKQTASIKERKRILFVLSIQGGKILAAGSDTAADGMVKLAGGVNAVEGFSGYKQMSDEAVITARPDVILMMSNAGPPVSDAELFGNPSVASTPAGTARKLIRIDGAYLLGFGPRTADAIHDLAVSLYGGQVTD, encoded by the coding sequence ATGGTTTCCTTTTCAAGACTGGCGCCGGTCCTCAGCTTGGCGCCCGTTCTAAGATCGGCAATGGGGCCGGCGATCGGTCTTTCCCTGGCTTTTGTGGCGCTGCAACCTGCTGGCGCCGCCGAAGGCACGGCCGTGTTTGCCGATCGCTCGAAGATTGCCGCCATTGGCGGCTCGATCACCGAGATCGTCTATGCGCTCGGCGAGGAGAAGCATCTGGTGGCGCGCGATTCCACCAGCCGGTATCCAAAAGCGGCGCTTGAGCTGCCTGATGTCGGCTACATGCGTGCGCTGTCGCCGGAAGGCGTGCTGTCGGTCAACCCGACCGGCATCCTGGCGCTGCATGGCAGCGGTCCCAAGGAAGCCGTCGATGTCTTGAAGAAGACGAGCGTCCCGTTCATCGAAGTGCCCGAGCACTATAGCCACGAAGGCATCCTCGAGAAGGTCCGCATCGTCGGCAAGGCGCTCGGCGTCGACGCCAAGGCCGAGGTTCTGGCCAGGGAGCTCGATGCCAAGCTCACGGCAGCCGAGAAGCAGACGGCGTCGATCAAGGAGCGCAAGCGCATCCTGTTCGTGCTGTCGATACAGGGCGGCAAGATCCTGGCGGCCGGCAGCGATACCGCCGCCGACGGCATGGTCAAGCTGGCTGGCGGCGTCAACGCGGTCGAGGGCTTTTCCGGCTACAAGCAAATGTCCGACGAGGCTGTTATCACCGCCAGGCCGGACGTGATCCTGATGATGAGCAATGCCGGGCCTCCGGTATCGGACGCCGAACTGTTCGGCAATCCGTCTGTTGCCTCGACGCCGGCCGGAACCGCGCGCAAGCTGATCCGCATCGACGGCGCCTATCTGCTCGGCTTCGGGCCTCGCACGGCCGATGCCATCCACGACCTCGCTGTCTCGCTTTATGGCGGGCAGGTCACGGACTGA
- a CDS encoding TonB-dependent hemoglobin/transferrin/lactoferrin family receptor: MGFVTWEWRGRSAANGAAALLASVAAIALSAQLANAQQAAQPADQQTDQTKKADEEKAAQAGATLLDKILVISRTGETAIESLASASHVGQEQLDRRMATTPNEMLLGVPGVAAQADARRVSTSINIRGLQDFGRVAVIVDGARQNFQRSDHGTQSTFHIDPELVKSVDVIRGPVANTYGSGAIGGVVFFDTKDAQDFLKPDETWAGSVTGRYESNGKGWTSSASGAYRFNENWDALGNIVYRNYDDYKDGGGDTVKGTGFDVLSGLLKTTIRPTDNSELKLGWVGSSDGWNEISGGAPVNDVDLKSNTFTARYNITDEDKSWLDLHINTSYNKTNLDLTSLVPLNRFDPTTGLPIVLPAGSTSTFDIGTTSIDIWNTSRFETAGIAHELTYGGDWAGDNVKTGGTAGGDSFYTPSGKRNVSGAYVQDKLTWEWLEVIAGLRYDNYSLKDDTHETSGDRLSPRITVGVSPFESASLAGLQFYGTYAEGYRSPSLSETLISGRHPAGVTFPFLPNPNLRPETGKTVEFGVNYKQNDILEAGDALRIKAAYFNNDVEDYIDGVTLSRFDPTAGCPSGPGIPICFQYQNFAKAKINGFELEGVYDAGWGYAGLSASITNGHTISYKGVRADLLTIPSSQVTAQLGLRFLEDKLTVGGEVQYNGKPRGNPIAEDYTLVNAFASYQATDNLKIDFRADNLFDVKYANPLNISTSGPTPVFAAYEPGITLKLAATMRFGG; encoded by the coding sequence ATGGGGTTTGTGACTTGGGAATGGCGCGGCCGGTCGGCGGCGAACGGCGCGGCGGCTTTGCTGGCAAGCGTGGCGGCGATCGCCTTGTCGGCGCAGCTGGCCAACGCTCAGCAGGCGGCGCAGCCGGCGGACCAGCAGACAGATCAAACGAAGAAGGCCGACGAAGAAAAGGCGGCACAAGCGGGCGCAACGCTGCTCGACAAGATCCTCGTCATCAGCCGCACCGGCGAGACGGCGATCGAATCGCTGGCGTCAGCCAGCCATGTCGGCCAGGAACAGCTCGACCGCCGCATGGCGACGACGCCGAACGAGATGTTGCTCGGCGTGCCCGGTGTCGCGGCGCAGGCGGACGCCAGGCGCGTCAGCACCAGCATCAACATCCGCGGCTTGCAGGATTTCGGTCGCGTCGCGGTCATCGTCGACGGCGCCCGGCAGAATTTCCAGCGTTCCGACCACGGCACCCAGTCGACCTTCCACATCGACCCCGAACTCGTCAAATCCGTCGATGTGATCCGTGGTCCGGTGGCCAACACCTATGGCTCGGGCGCCATCGGCGGCGTTGTCTTCTTCGACACCAAGGATGCGCAGGATTTCCTCAAGCCTGACGAGACGTGGGCCGGCTCGGTCACGGGACGCTATGAGAGCAACGGCAAGGGCTGGACATCAAGCGCATCCGGCGCCTATCGCTTCAACGAGAACTGGGACGCGCTCGGCAACATCGTCTACCGCAACTATGACGACTACAAGGATGGCGGCGGCGACACGGTCAAAGGCACCGGCTTCGACGTGCTCAGCGGCCTGCTCAAGACCACCATCCGGCCAACCGACAACAGCGAACTGAAGCTCGGCTGGGTCGGTTCAAGCGACGGCTGGAACGAGATCAGCGGCGGTGCGCCGGTCAATGACGTCGACCTGAAGTCGAACACCTTCACGGCGCGCTACAACATTACCGATGAGGACAAGAGCTGGCTCGATCTCCATATCAACACCTCCTACAACAAGACCAATCTCGATCTGACCAGCCTCGTGCCTCTCAACCGGTTTGACCCGACCACCGGCCTTCCCATCGTGCTGCCGGCTGGCTCGACGTCGACATTCGACATCGGCACGACAAGCATCGACATCTGGAACACGTCCCGGTTCGAGACTGCCGGCATCGCGCACGAACTGACTTATGGCGGCGATTGGGCCGGCGACAATGTCAAGACCGGCGGCACCGCCGGCGGCGACAGTTTCTACACGCCGTCGGGCAAGCGCAACGTCTCTGGCGCCTATGTCCAGGACAAGCTCACCTGGGAGTGGCTCGAAGTCATCGCCGGGCTGCGTTACGACAATTACAGCCTCAAGGATGACACACACGAAACGTCGGGTGACCGGTTGTCGCCGCGCATCACCGTCGGCGTCTCGCCTTTCGAAAGCGCCAGCCTTGCCGGCCTGCAATTCTACGGCACCTATGCGGAAGGATACAGGTCGCCCTCCCTGTCGGAAACGTTGATCAGCGGTCGCCATCCGGCTGGAGTCACCTTCCCGTTCCTGCCCAATCCCAATCTGCGGCCGGAAACCGGAAAGACCGTCGAATTCGGCGTCAACTACAAGCAGAACGACATCCTCGAAGCCGGCGATGCGCTGCGCATCAAGGCAGCCTATTTCAACAACGATGTCGAAGACTACATCGATGGCGTTACCCTGTCGCGGTTTGACCCGACAGCCGGCTGCCCGAGCGGACCCGGTATCCCGATATGCTTCCAGTACCAGAACTTTGCCAAGGCCAAGATCAACGGCTTCGAATTGGAGGGCGTCTATGATGCCGGATGGGGCTATGCCGGGCTCTCGGCTTCAATCACCAATGGTCACACCATTTCCTACAAGGGCGTTCGGGCTGACCTGCTGACCATCCCATCGTCCCAGGTCACCGCCCAGCTCGGACTGCGCTTCCTTGAGGACAAGCTGACTGTCGGCGGCGAAGTGCAATATAACGGCAAGCCCAGGGGCAATCCGATCGCCGAGGACTACACGCTGGTCAATGCCTTCGCCAGCTACCAGGCCACGGACAATCTGAAGATCGATTTCCGCGCCGATAATCTGTTCGATGTGAAATATGCCAACCCGCTCAATATCAGCACGTCAGGCCCAACCCCGGTCTTCGCGGCTTATGAGCCGGGCATAACGCTGAAGCTGGCGGCAACGATGCGGTTTGGAGGCTGA
- a CDS encoding hemin-degrading factor, with product MDQRVKPAPHEVRRARTDNPKTRERDLAAQLGISEAELVAAHCGDGVVRIEPRVNDLLTGLEAVGEVMALTRNESAVHEKIGVYDKVVTGNHNAMVLGENIDLRIFPKVWAHGFAVEKRDGDEIRRSLQFFDAAGEAVHKVHLRPASSLYAYQKLVAALESPNQEPTADISGPLPDDEIHGDEATANLDDLRDRWSRLTDVHQFFGMLKTLKLSRRQAVRMVGQDYAWLLDNDAVRAMFHHAVDGEMPIMCFVGNRGCIQIHSGPIKSIKPMGPWINVLDETFHLHLRTDHIHEVWAVRKPTKNGHVTSLEVYDADGKMIIQFFGKRHEGESERDDWRFLAENLPRIPSPTAA from the coding sequence ATGGACCAGCGCGTAAAACCCGCCCCGCATGAAGTCCGGCGGGCACGGACAGACAATCCGAAGACGCGCGAGCGTGATCTCGCCGCCCAGCTCGGCATTTCGGAGGCCGAGCTGGTCGCAGCGCATTGCGGCGACGGCGTCGTCCGCATCGAACCGCGCGTCAATGACCTGCTGACTGGCCTCGAAGCGGTCGGCGAGGTCATGGCGCTGACCCGCAACGAAAGCGCGGTGCACGAAAAGATCGGCGTCTATGACAAGGTCGTCACCGGCAACCACAATGCCATGGTGCTTGGCGAAAACATCGACCTGCGTATCTTCCCGAAAGTCTGGGCACACGGCTTTGCCGTGGAAAAGCGCGATGGCGACGAGATCCGCCGCAGCCTGCAGTTCTTCGACGCGGCAGGCGAGGCCGTGCACAAGGTGCATCTGCGGCCGGCCTCCAGCCTCTATGCCTATCAGAAGCTGGTCGCCGCGCTCGAATCGCCCAATCAGGAGCCGACGGCCGACATTTCAGGGCCGCTCCCCGATGACGAGATCCATGGCGACGAAGCGACCGCCAATCTCGACGATCTGCGCGACCGCTGGAGCCGGCTGACCGACGTGCACCAGTTCTTCGGCATGCTGAAGACGCTGAAGCTCAGCCGCCGCCAGGCGGTGCGCATGGTCGGCCAGGACTATGCCTGGCTGCTCGACAATGATGCGGTCCGGGCCATGTTCCATCATGCCGTGGACGGCGAGATGCCGATCATGTGCTTTGTCGGCAACCGCGGCTGCATCCAGATCCATTCCGGTCCGATCAAATCCATCAAGCCGATGGGGCCATGGATCAACGTGCTGGACGAGACCTTCCACTTGCACCTGAGAACCGACCACATCCACGAGGTCTGGGCCGTGCGCAAGCCGACCAAGAACGGTCATGTCACCTCGCTCGAGGTCTATGACGCCGACGGCAAGATGATCATCCAGTTCTTCGGCAAGCGTCATGAGGGCGAAAGCGAGCGTGACGACTGGCGGTTCCTGGCGGAAAACCTGCCGCGCATCCCAAGCCCGACCGCAGCCTGA
- a CDS encoding energy transducer TonB yields the protein MQDISPLPEASAELAITPTEPLAPPRPSAWNRKWTAAVVISCALHAAVAAAFLISPSGTSSFQDAMQSEGSDQSGAKVVGSALDKDPAAINVALVPNPQPAKPQPATPPKPSPPTEPSQPAKDAAKPPLKPLPEPVKQQTVTPDILVAGAPRPDDQSVAPKTETPAQPTVQTESTEVPVAVPEQPPIPSARPTPAAAPSKTADEKRGTADGQDRLAQAASKGNKQKEAGSAAEDSYRSDVIRKLSRVNRGVPPSVQLTARNNAVVTFVIGSRGGIDELRILQSSGSPNFDQVVLGIVRKAAPFPPIPPKVGDRLVFTGAIGPF from the coding sequence ATGCAGGATATCAGTCCCCTCCCCGAAGCCAGCGCCGAGCTGGCGATAACGCCAACCGAGCCGCTTGCGCCGCCGCGGCCATCGGCCTGGAACCGCAAATGGACGGCGGCGGTTGTCATCTCCTGCGCTCTCCACGCCGCAGTGGCAGCGGCCTTTCTGATCTCGCCTTCAGGGACATCCAGTTTCCAGGACGCAATGCAGTCGGAAGGCAGTGATCAGTCGGGCGCCAAGGTGGTCGGCAGCGCGCTGGACAAGGATCCGGCGGCAATAAATGTTGCGCTGGTGCCGAACCCTCAACCGGCCAAACCACAGCCGGCAACGCCACCCAAGCCGTCGCCGCCAACGGAGCCTTCTCAACCCGCGAAGGACGCAGCAAAGCCGCCGCTCAAGCCTTTGCCGGAACCTGTCAAACAGCAGACGGTGACGCCGGACATACTGGTGGCCGGCGCCCCACGCCCCGATGACCAGAGCGTGGCTCCCAAGACCGAAACGCCGGCACAGCCGACCGTCCAGACCGAGAGCACCGAAGTGCCTGTCGCCGTTCCGGAACAGCCGCCGATCCCCAGCGCCAGGCCAACTCCGGCAGCTGCCCCTTCAAAGACGGCGGATGAGAAGCGCGGCACGGCGGATGGTCAGGACCGGTTGGCGCAGGCCGCCAGCAAGGGCAACAAGCAGAAAGAGGCAGGCAGCGCCGCGGAAGACAGCTACCGCAGCGACGTCATCCGAAAGCTCAGCCGTGTCAATCGCGGCGTCCCGCCTTCGGTGCAGTTGACCGCCCGCAACAATGCCGTTGTGACGTTCGTCATTGGGAGCCGTGGCGGCATCGACGAGCTACGCATCCTGCAAAGCTCCGGATCGCCGAACTTCGATCAGGTCGTGCTCGGCATCGTACGCAAAGCTGCTCCCTTTCCGCCCATTCCGCCAAAGGTCGGCGACAGACTCGTCTTCACCGGCGCAATCGGTCCGTTTTGA
- a CDS encoding iron ABC transporter permease gives MVDQSIAGPVTASASEGDRSGRARIVILLLCLGLAAAVFLSLTSGASDASAVNVIGDWLFGTVPDNAALSARDSLIVYDIRLPRIILGMLVGAALAVSGAVMQGLFRNPLADPGLIGVSAGSSLGAVAVIVLGATMLAPVTALLGTLALPLAAFCGGLATTLVLYQVATRRGQTSVATMLLAGIALAALAMALTGILIFMADDRQLRDLTFWQLGSLGGATWAKIASVGPIIVLALAAMPFLARGLNALALGEATAGHLGIPVQRLKYTAIIGVSAAVGASVAVSGGIGFVGIVVPHLLRLAVGPDNRYLLPASALLGASLLLLADAVARTIVAPAELPIGIVTAIAGAPFFLWILLRKRGVVDL, from the coding sequence ATGGTCGATCAATCGATCGCCGGTCCGGTGACGGCGAGCGCATCCGAAGGCGACCGGTCGGGCCGCGCCCGTATCGTCATTCTTCTGCTGTGCCTGGGGCTCGCGGCTGCCGTTTTCCTGTCGCTGACATCGGGGGCGTCGGACGCATCGGCCGTCAACGTCATCGGCGACTGGCTGTTCGGCACAGTGCCTGATAACGCCGCATTGAGTGCCCGCGACAGCCTGATCGTCTACGACATCCGCCTGCCGCGTATCATCCTCGGCATGCTGGTCGGAGCGGCGCTCGCAGTCTCCGGCGCGGTCATGCAGGGGCTGTTCCGCAATCCGCTGGCCGACCCCGGCCTGATCGGCGTTTCGGCCGGCTCGAGCCTCGGCGCGGTTGCCGTCATCGTGCTCGGCGCCACGATGTTGGCTCCGGTGACAGCCTTGCTCGGCACGCTCGCACTGCCGCTGGCGGCCTTCTGCGGCGGGCTGGCTACCACGCTGGTGCTTTACCAGGTCGCGACGCGGCGGGGGCAAACCTCGGTTGCCACCATGCTGCTCGCCGGCATCGCACTGGCGGCGCTCGCCATGGCGTTGACCGGCATCCTCATCTTCATGGCCGACGATCGCCAGTTGCGCGACCTGACCTTCTGGCAGCTCGGATCGCTCGGCGGCGCGACCTGGGCGAAGATTGCTTCCGTCGGGCCGATCATCGTGCTGGCGCTGGCGGCAATGCCGTTCCTGGCACGCGGCCTCAACGCGCTGGCGCTGGGCGAGGCGACCGCCGGCCATCTCGGCATTCCGGTGCAGCGGCTGAAATACACGGCCATCATCGGTGTCTCGGCGGCGGTCGGCGCATCCGTTGCCGTCAGCGGCGGCATCGGCTTCGTCGGCATCGTGGTGCCGCATTTGTTGCGCTTGGCTGTTGGCCCCGACAATCGCTATCTACTGCCGGCTTCGGCGCTGCTCGGTGCCTCGCTGCTGCTTCTGGCCGATGCTGTGGCGCGCACCATCG
- a CDS encoding antibiotic biosynthesis monooxygenase — translation MYIAMNRFKVQTGSENDFEAVWKNRDSSLAEMKGFREFHLLRGTVNETEGYTLFASHTVWASHDDFIAWTKSENFRAAHRNVGTTKVHYLGHPQFEGFSVVEGA, via the coding sequence ATGTACATCGCCATGAACCGCTTCAAAGTGCAGACCGGCTCGGAAAACGATTTCGAAGCCGTGTGGAAGAACCGCGATTCCAGCCTCGCGGAGATGAAAGGATTCCGTGAATTCCACCTGTTGCGTGGCACGGTCAACGAGACCGAAGGCTACACGCTGTTTGCGTCGCACACGGTGTGGGCGAGCCATGATGATTTTATCGCCTGGACCAAGTCGGAGAATTTCCGTGCCGCCCACAGAAATGTCGGCACGACGAAGGTCCACTATCTCGGCCACCCCCAGTTCGAGGGGTTTTCGGTCGTCGAAGGCGCGTAA